In Microbacterium lushaniae, the following are encoded in one genomic region:
- a CDS encoding ABC transporter permease, which produces MSAIDNAVPSERRRFTWPAWGWSLIGVLAVWAVIVAVRPGAPLDPLTQALSLAPFLVLVALGQMLVITLGPGNIDVSVGTIVSMSSYVSVAVGATAGPVVGLAAAAAAGVAAGAVSVAAILLLRVPPIIATLATSLVVTSATLLLADAARGGAHPALRSFVNAKVLGIPVIALLVVLVTVVIWFLLRRTRLGLSIIAVGQSERAAERAGLKVVAVTATAYLMSAGFAGLVGGLLAAFISPSTQLGTSYMLDSIAVVVIGGTLISGGRPVATGAWTGALFFVLLSGLLNLVGWSVGAQNVLKGVLVVLVVIVASAATGTGRTSIRRLRASLTPGAPQAASTTTTTQKEPING; this is translated from the coding sequence ATGAGCGCCATCGACAACGCCGTACCGTCCGAGCGCCGCCGCTTCACGTGGCCCGCGTGGGGGTGGTCGCTCATCGGCGTGCTGGCCGTGTGGGCCGTCATCGTCGCGGTGCGCCCGGGCGCACCGCTGGACCCGCTGACCCAGGCGCTCTCCCTGGCGCCGTTCCTCGTTCTCGTCGCGCTGGGACAGATGCTCGTCATCACCCTCGGTCCCGGCAACATCGACGTGTCGGTCGGCACGATCGTCTCGATGTCCTCGTACGTCTCGGTCGCCGTCGGAGCGACGGCGGGGCCGGTCGTCGGGCTCGCCGCCGCCGCGGCTGCCGGTGTCGCCGCGGGCGCGGTCAGCGTCGCGGCCATCCTGCTCCTTCGGGTCCCCCCGATCATCGCGACCCTCGCGACCAGTCTCGTGGTCACCAGCGCCACGCTGCTGCTCGCCGATGCCGCACGCGGCGGCGCGCATCCGGCACTGCGCTCCTTCGTCAACGCCAAGGTGCTCGGCATCCCGGTCATCGCCCTCCTCGTGGTGCTCGTCACGGTGGTCATCTGGTTCCTGCTGCGCCGCACGCGCCTGGGTCTGTCGATCATCGCGGTGGGCCAGAGCGAGCGCGCTGCCGAGCGTGCGGGGCTGAAGGTCGTCGCCGTCACCGCGACCGCCTACCTCATGAGCGCCGGCTTCGCCGGCCTCGTGGGCGGCCTGCTGGCCGCGTTCATCTCGCCCAGCACGCAGCTGGGCACCTCGTACATGCTCGATTCGATCGCCGTCGTCGTGATCGGCGGCACGCTCATCTCCGGTGGACGCCCGGTCGCGACCGGTGCGTGGACCGGCGCCCTCTTCTTCGTGCTGCTGTCGGGGCTGCTCAACCTCGTCGGCTGGTCGGTCGGCGCCCAGAACGTGCTGAAGGGCGTCCTCGTCGTCCTCGTCGTGATCGTCGCCTCCGCCGCCACCGGCACCGGTCGCACCAGCATCCGGCGACTGCGTGCCTCCCTGACCCCGGGCGCGCCGCAGGCAGCGTCCACCACCACCACAACACAGAAGGAGCCCATCAATGGCTGA
- a CDS encoding SDR family NAD(P)-dependent oxidoreductase, with amino-acid sequence MSASPSPDALADIVRISRALGSDPAYVLHGGGNTSIKTTGVDVTGEPVELVLVKGSGWNLGTIQAAGFAPLRRARLHDLLQLEQLDDAAMVNELRQASLDASAPIASIEALLHAYLPGRVVLHSHADAIVALTNRDVAASDITDVLGERVLVLPYVKPGFGLARLVARTDVSGVDAVVLSNHGLFTFGDDPDATLARHRDLVDRASAAAGVSAWGDPGPVVDRSGAVEAVAGLRQDLSCAAGRPMLVRQSASSRADGFARRPEVAALAGRGTATPEHVLYTKREPLVGRDVAAYATRYREYVARHRPRAETEITELDPAPRVVFDPALGCLFAGESVTDLQVTADVAIHTMDVIDAADRLGGYRSLDESDTFDIEYWSLEQAKLAGRTRRPLTGEVAIVTGAASGIGRAVAEQLIADGAAVVGIDLSAAVTSVSSADAWRGIVGDVSDPAVLDTAVDAAVREFGGVDIVVIAAGIFPPSQAIAEVADDAWDRALRVNVTAPMRLLRAVHPVLARSPRGGRVVLVSTKNVAAPGPGAAAYSASKTAAAQLARVAALEWAADRIRVNQVEPDAVFDTAIWTPELLEARAAHYGLTVAEYRTRNLLGIEVRSATVAEAVVALCTSFPATTGAHVSVDGGNDRVI; translated from the coding sequence GTGAGCGCCTCCCCGTCTCCCGATGCCCTGGCCGACATCGTTCGGATCAGTCGCGCCCTCGGCTCCGATCCCGCGTACGTCCTGCACGGCGGTGGCAACACCTCGATCAAGACCACCGGCGTCGATGTCACCGGTGAGCCGGTCGAGCTCGTCCTGGTGAAGGGCAGCGGCTGGAACCTCGGCACGATCCAGGCGGCGGGTTTCGCGCCCCTGCGCCGCGCGCGCCTGCACGATCTGCTGCAGCTGGAGCAGCTGGACGACGCCGCCATGGTGAACGAACTGCGCCAGGCCTCGCTCGACGCATCGGCGCCCATCGCGTCGATCGAAGCGCTCCTGCACGCCTACCTCCCCGGGCGCGTCGTCCTGCACTCGCACGCCGACGCGATCGTGGCGCTCACCAACCGTGACGTCGCAGCCTCCGACATCACCGATGTGCTCGGCGAGCGGGTGCTCGTACTGCCGTACGTCAAGCCGGGGTTCGGGCTCGCACGCCTGGTCGCCCGGACGGACGTTTCGGGCGTGGATGCGGTGGTGCTCAGCAACCACGGACTGTTCACCTTCGGCGACGATCCGGACGCGACGCTGGCCCGGCACCGCGATCTCGTGGACCGCGCCTCCGCCGCCGCCGGTGTGTCGGCCTGGGGTGATCCGGGGCCGGTGGTCGATCGCTCGGGTGCCGTGGAGGCGGTCGCCGGTTTGCGTCAGGACCTCTCCTGCGCGGCCGGGCGACCGATGCTCGTGCGGCAGTCGGCATCCAGTCGTGCCGACGGGTTCGCGCGGCGTCCGGAGGTGGCAGCCCTCGCCGGCCGCGGAACGGCGACCCCCGAGCACGTGCTGTACACCAAGCGGGAACCGCTCGTGGGCCGGGATGTCGCCGCGTACGCCACGCGTTATCGCGAATACGTCGCGCGGCATCGCCCGCGGGCGGAGACGGAGATCACCGAACTCGATCCGGCGCCGCGCGTCGTCTTCGATCCGGCGCTGGGCTGTCTCTTCGCGGGGGAGTCCGTCACGGACCTGCAGGTCACCGCCGACGTGGCGATCCACACGATGGACGTGATCGACGCGGCCGACCGCCTCGGCGGATACCGTTCGCTGGACGAATCCGACACGTTCGACATCGAGTACTGGTCGCTGGAGCAGGCGAAACTGGCGGGGCGCACGCGCCGGCCGCTCACCGGTGAGGTCGCCATCGTGACCGGGGCGGCGTCCGGGATCGGCCGTGCGGTCGCCGAGCAGCTCATCGCCGACGGTGCGGCCGTGGTCGGCATCGACCTCTCGGCCGCCGTGACATCGGTCAGCTCCGCAGACGCGTGGCGCGGCATCGTCGGCGACGTGAGCGATCCCGCCGTTCTCGACACGGCGGTGGACGCGGCCGTGCGCGAGTTCGGCGGGGTTGACATCGTCGTGATCGCCGCGGGCATCTTCCCGCCCTCCCAGGCGATCGCCGAGGTGGCCGACGACGCGTGGGACCGTGCCCTCCGTGTCAACGTCACCGCTCCCATGCGGCTCCTGCGCGCCGTGCACCCCGTGCTGGCGCGCTCGCCCCGGGGTGGCCGCGTCGTGCTGGTCTCGACGAAGAACGTCGCGGCGCCCGGTCCGGGTGCGGCGGCCTATTCGGCCAGCAAGACCGCGGCGGCGCAGCTGGCACGTGTGGCCGCGCTGGAGTGGGCGGCCGACCGCATCCGCGTGAACCAGGTCGAGCCGGACGCCGTGTTCGACACGGCCATCTGGACCCCCGAACTGCTCGAGGCCCGCGCTGCCCATTACGGTCTCACGGTGGCGGAGTACCGCACCCGCAACCTGCTCGGGATCGAGGTGCGCAGCGCCACTGTCGCCGAGGCCGTGGTCGCCCTGTGCACGTCGTTCCCGGCGACCACCGGCGCCCACGTGAGCGTGGACGGCGGAAACGACCGCGTGATCTGA
- a CDS encoding MarR family winged helix-turn-helix transcriptional regulator, producing MTDVTPDADPARAADGDERTDAINALEGSFSELVTVFRRLLAEAADTASPGMLPGTFKVLSAVNRLGPVTLSALAERLTADKGLTSRSVSELEGLGFVVRTPDPLDRRSRLIAVTPLGTERLAAARTPHSGRLTAALADWSVEDIRHAAVLLSALATGRAPGDAR from the coding sequence ATGACTGACGTGACCCCGGATGCCGACCCTGCCCGCGCCGCCGACGGCGACGAGCGCACGGACGCGATCAACGCGCTGGAGGGATCGTTCTCGGAACTCGTGACGGTGTTCCGCCGGCTCCTCGCCGAGGCGGCGGACACGGCGAGCCCCGGGATGCTGCCGGGGACGTTCAAGGTGCTCTCCGCGGTGAATCGCCTCGGGCCGGTCACCCTGTCGGCCCTTGCCGAGCGCCTGACCGCCGACAAGGGCCTCACCAGTCGCAGCGTCAGTGAGCTCGAGGGGCTCGGCTTCGTCGTTCGCACACCCGACCCGCTGGACCGCCGCTCGCGTCTGATCGCGGTCACGCCGCTGGGCACCGAGCGGCTCGCCGCCGCGCGCACCCCCCACAGCGGCCGGCTGACCGCGGCTCTCGCGGACTGGTCGGTGGAGGACATCCGCCACGCCGCCGTGCTGCTGTCGGCCCTGGCGACAGGCCGGGCACCCGGCGATGCGCGGTAG
- a CDS encoding FGGY-family carbohydrate kinase codes for MSTCVIGIDVGLTSAKAAAFDEAGNEIRTVSAPNPRVAVSRERQEVDMDALWDVVADVLRDLTGELAREGWTIAAVAATGHGNGLYLVDEDLRPVRAAIASTDHRAEAIVASLDAAQVESVRRVTGSIPWAAQPGVLLRWLLEHEPDVLQRASWALTCKDWITACLAGVAQADLSDSSGCGLVNLATRDYEPAVLDLLGLPADTSRLFPPLRSSDEKVGGVTADAAARTGLPVGTPVVAGCMDCVASPLGAGATALGDVTVIVGTWAINGVVVPADTDPPRVTINALLPDPSAMLAMEVAPTSAASIEWAAGLLGARATIPVTPRDLLTAGQSAPPLADGLLFLPFIHGAPEHLGASGTFLGVKGNHGYPHVARAVAEGITQYHRVQLGKVRSSGAEVSAGPWTLAGGGAKNPLWAQMFADIVGHPMRRQLGTELGARGVAWLAARGVGMDTASWHADPDPRLVVEPGECAADYARQAVTFDRALDAMKAVWEATA; via the coding sequence ATGAGCACGTGTGTCATCGGGATCGACGTCGGCCTGACCTCGGCGAAGGCGGCGGCCTTCGACGAGGCCGGCAACGAGATCCGCACCGTCTCCGCCCCCAACCCGCGCGTCGCCGTCTCGCGCGAGCGCCAGGAGGTGGACATGGATGCGCTCTGGGACGTCGTCGCCGACGTGCTGCGCGACCTCACCGGCGAACTGGCACGAGAGGGCTGGACGATCGCGGCGGTCGCCGCCACCGGTCACGGCAACGGCCTGTACCTCGTGGATGAGGACCTGCGCCCGGTGCGCGCCGCCATCGCGTCGACGGACCACCGCGCCGAGGCGATCGTGGCGTCCCTGGACGCGGCGCAGGTGGAGAGCGTGCGCCGCGTGACGGGGTCCATCCCGTGGGCCGCCCAGCCGGGCGTGCTGCTGCGCTGGCTGCTCGAGCACGAACCCGACGTCCTCCAACGGGCGAGCTGGGCGCTCACATGCAAGGACTGGATAACGGCGTGCCTGGCCGGGGTGGCGCAGGCCGACCTGTCGGACTCGTCCGGGTGCGGCCTGGTGAACCTCGCCACCCGGGACTACGAGCCCGCGGTGCTGGACCTGCTGGGCCTTCCCGCCGACACGTCCCGGCTGTTCCCCCCGCTGCGCAGCTCCGACGAAAAGGTCGGCGGTGTGACCGCCGACGCGGCCGCGCGGACGGGGCTGCCGGTGGGGACCCCGGTCGTCGCCGGTTGCATGGACTGCGTCGCCAGCCCGTTGGGCGCCGGTGCGACCGCTCTGGGCGATGTCACGGTGATCGTCGGCACATGGGCCATCAACGGCGTCGTGGTGCCGGCCGACACGGATCCGCCGCGCGTCACGATCAACGCGCTGCTGCCCGATCCGTCCGCCATGCTCGCCATGGAGGTGGCGCCGACGTCTGCGGCCAGCATCGAGTGGGCTGCCGGCCTCCTCGGCGCGCGAGCGACGATCCCCGTCACGCCACGAGACCTGCTGACCGCGGGGCAGAGCGCGCCGCCGCTGGCCGACGGCCTGCTGTTCCTCCCCTTCATCCATGGCGCCCCCGAGCATCTCGGCGCCTCGGGCACCTTCCTCGGCGTCAAGGGGAACCACGGTTATCCGCACGTCGCCCGCGCCGTGGCCGAAGGCATCACGCAGTACCACCGCGTGCAACTCGGGAAGGTCCGCTCCAGTGGGGCGGAGGTCTCCGCCGGGCCGTGGACGCTCGCCGGAGGCGGGGCGAAGAACCCCCTGTGGGCGCAGATGTTCGCCGACATCGTCGGTCACCCCATGCGGCGTCAGCTGGGGACGGAACTGGGTGCCCGTGGCGTCGCGTGGCTCGCCGCGCGGGGCGTCGGCATGGACACCGCGTCGTGGCACGCGGACCCGGATCCGCGGCTCGTGGTCGAGCCGGGCGAGTGCGCCGCGGACTACGCGCGGCAGGCCGTGACGTTCGACCGCGCCCTCGACGCCATGAAGGCGGTATGGGAGGCGACGGCGTGA
- a CDS encoding NADP-dependent oxidoreductase: protein MRFRPLRPEPAPTGTVLTPPAAPPARMRAQVLDAVGDTAVLRPAEVEVPAPALSEVLVRVVAAGVNQIDAKTRTGAGVSGQICHYPATLGYDFSGVVVKAPFEAYPFPPGTEVFGMSAFPRSPGSYAEYVVAPALSIARKPASLSHVEAAGVPLAALTAWGIVVETALAHEGQRILIHAGSGGVGHFAVQFAAYFGAHVIATGSARNAHWLRDLGAAVVVDHSTQRFEEVATEVDVVIDLVGNDSAQTGTRSLAVLRPGGLLIEVPRGTWPGFTEDAAAAGVRATGYTVIPDGGVLATIARLLDSGAVQVYIDRVFDLADAADAHAELERGHARGKVVLRVSDD from the coding sequence ATGAGATTCCGCCCGCTGCGCCCCGAGCCCGCTCCCACGGGCACCGTCCTCACCCCGCCAGCCGCGCCTCCGGCGAGGATGCGGGCCCAGGTGCTGGACGCCGTGGGCGACACCGCCGTGCTGCGCCCGGCCGAGGTCGAGGTCCCCGCCCCGGCGCTCAGCGAAGTGCTCGTGCGTGTCGTGGCTGCCGGCGTCAACCAGATCGACGCCAAGACCCGGACCGGCGCCGGGGTGTCGGGACAGATCTGCCACTACCCCGCGACGCTCGGGTACGACTTCAGCGGTGTCGTGGTGAAGGCCCCCTTCGAGGCCTACCCCTTCCCGCCCGGCACCGAGGTCTTCGGGATGTCCGCCTTCCCCCGGAGCCCGGGAAGCTACGCCGAGTACGTCGTGGCCCCGGCGCTGTCCATCGCCCGCAAGCCCGCGTCGCTCTCGCACGTCGAGGCGGCCGGGGTGCCCCTGGCCGCGCTGACGGCGTGGGGCATCGTGGTGGAGACCGCGCTGGCGCATGAGGGGCAGCGCATCCTCATCCACGCCGGCAGCGGCGGGGTCGGTCACTTCGCCGTCCAGTTCGCCGCGTACTTCGGCGCCCATGTCATCGCGACCGGCTCCGCCCGCAATGCCCACTGGCTGCGGGATCTGGGTGCCGCGGTCGTGGTGGACCATTCGACGCAGCGCTTCGAGGAGGTCGCCACCGAGGTCGACGTCGTGATCGACCTCGTCGGCAACGACTCCGCGCAGACAGGAACGCGATCGCTCGCCGTCCTGCGCCCCGGCGGCCTGCTGATCGAGGTGCCCCGCGGCACATGGCCGGGTTTCACCGAGGATGCGGCGGCGGCCGGTGTCCGCGCGACCGGCTACACCGTCATCCCCGACGGCGGGGTGCTCGCCACGATCGCGCGCCTGCTCGACTCCGGCGCCGTGCAGGTGTACATCGACCGCGTCTTCGATCTGGCCGATGCGGCCGACGCCCACGCCGAGCTCGAGCGCGGCCACGCGCGCGGGAAGGTCGTCCTGCGCGTCAGCGACGACTAG
- a CDS encoding glycerol-3-phosphate dehydrogenase/oxidase: MPTLRTHSAPQSADVVVIGAGINGLAITREAAARGLHVVMIDRDDIAARTSAISTRLIHGGLKYLPRFEIPLVFESIRERNILLKTAPHLVLPYPMLIPFAKWNKTPGWLMSCGLIVHDVLAIGKRLPLNRIVFGGRLRREWPSVAKAGVKWGGLFQDAHVPVTERFATELAIDASRNGATVLTHTPVTALLRDGGRIAGVVYQDRESGQERELRAPVVVNSAGPWVDEVLALAGTHPRRIGPTKGSHLVVDAFPGAPATCVFFDSPQDGRPMFVLPWWDGRFMLGTTDLPYDGSIEDIAIDQDEVAYLLASVNTIIPDAGLTPDHVLWSYSGVRPLPYVADLTDPSSVSRDSEIVVHDGDSTGLLTIIGGKYTTHRALGEQTLRKIEKQLGLPREASPTREARFPGAPAEDVAQFRASFVARSSLPERTAARLADVYGTLARDIEMLAATDPALSEIVDEETGAIAAEILHAVREEGAVTLEDVLLRRTVIALNSDVGLSCAPRAAAVLVAYAGWSEEHADAEVARYRESVRRFVPRALQGASDADRTL; this comes from the coding sequence ATGCCCACTCTGCGCACCCATAGCGCGCCCCAGTCGGCTGACGTCGTCGTGATCGGCGCCGGGATCAACGGTCTCGCCATCACGCGTGAAGCGGCCGCCCGGGGACTCCACGTCGTCATGATCGACCGCGACGACATCGCCGCGAGGACGTCGGCGATCTCGACGCGGCTCATCCACGGTGGACTGAAGTACCTCCCCCGGTTCGAGATCCCGCTGGTCTTCGAGTCGATCCGGGAGCGCAACATCCTGCTGAAGACGGCGCCGCACCTCGTGCTGCCCTACCCGATGCTGATCCCGTTCGCGAAGTGGAACAAGACGCCCGGCTGGCTGATGTCGTGCGGCCTCATCGTGCACGACGTGCTCGCGATCGGTAAACGCCTGCCGCTGAACCGCATCGTCTTCGGCGGCCGCCTCCGTCGCGAGTGGCCGTCGGTGGCGAAAGCCGGCGTGAAGTGGGGCGGTCTGTTCCAGGACGCCCACGTGCCCGTGACGGAGCGGTTCGCCACTGAACTCGCGATCGACGCGTCGCGCAACGGCGCAACCGTGCTCACCCACACTCCCGTCACCGCGCTGCTGCGTGACGGCGGTCGGATCGCCGGTGTGGTCTACCAGGACCGGGAGAGCGGGCAGGAGCGCGAACTGCGCGCCCCCGTCGTGGTGAACTCCGCGGGCCCCTGGGTGGACGAGGTCCTCGCCCTCGCCGGCACGCACCCCCGCCGGATCGGTCCCACGAAGGGCAGCCACCTCGTGGTGGACGCTTTCCCTGGCGCTCCCGCCACGTGCGTCTTCTTCGACTCGCCGCAGGACGGTCGCCCCATGTTCGTCCTGCCCTGGTGGGACGGACGTTTCATGCTGGGCACGACCGACCTGCCGTACGACGGCTCGATCGAGGACATCGCGATCGACCAGGACGAGGTGGCCTACCTCCTGGCGTCGGTCAACACGATCATCCCCGACGCGGGGCTCACGCCCGACCACGTGCTGTGGTCCTACTCGGGTGTGCGCCCGCTGCCCTACGTCGCCGACCTGACGGACCCCTCCTCGGTCAGCCGGGACAGCGAGATCGTCGTTCACGACGGGGATTCCACGGGGCTCCTGACGATCATCGGCGGCAAGTACACCACGCATCGCGCACTCGGCGAGCAGACCCTGCGAAAGATCGAGAAGCAGCTGGGGCTCCCGCGCGAGGCTTCGCCGACGCGCGAAGCGCGCTTCCCCGGCGCCCCCGCCGAAGACGTCGCGCAGTTCCGTGCCTCGTTCGTCGCGCGCAGCTCGCTGCCCGAGCGCACCGCCGCCCGCCTGGCCGACGTGTACGGCACCCTCGCGCGGGATATCGAGATGCTGGCCGCGACAGACCCGGCCCTCTCGGAGATCGTCGACGAGGAGACGGGCGCGATCGCGGCCGAGATCCTCCACGCGGTGCGCGAAGAAGGCGCGGTGACGTTGGAGGATGTGCTGCTGCGGCGCACCGTGATCGCCCTGAACAGCGATGTGGGGCTGTCCTGCGCACCGCGGGCGGCGGCGGTTCTGGTGGCGTATGCCGGCTGGAGCGAGGAACACGCCGACGCGGAGGTCGCGCGCTACCGTGAATCGGTTCGGCGCTTCGTGCCGAGAGCACTGCAGGGCGCCTCCGATGCCGACCGGACGCTGTGA
- the lsrF gene encoding 3-hydroxy-5-phosphonooxypentane-2,4-dione thiolase encodes MADLDDLRDGTDFSAARTASGGFHLKGQSGQDWGMRARLSRVFDPSDGKTVMLAFDHGYFQGPTSGLENLERSILPLVPQADALMCTRGALRTTIPAENGKGIVLRASGGPSVLKELSDEELAVSIEDAVRLDAAALAVQVFVGGENETKSIKNLTTLVDQGQATGIPVLAVTAVGRDMVRDARYFRLATRISAELGAAFVKTYYVEEGFETITSACPVPIVIAGGKKVEEQEALRVAYQAMQEGAAGVDMGRNVFQSEHPAAMLAAVRGVVHDGLTPTEAYELFQSLSH; translated from the coding sequence ATGGCTGACCTCGACGACCTCCGCGACGGCACGGACTTCTCCGCCGCCCGCACGGCCTCCGGCGGATTCCACCTGAAGGGCCAGTCCGGACAGGACTGGGGCATGCGCGCGCGTCTGTCGCGCGTGTTCGACCCGAGCGACGGCAAGACCGTCATGCTCGCGTTCGATCACGGCTACTTCCAGGGCCCCACCTCCGGGCTGGAGAACCTCGAGCGCTCCATCCTGCCCCTGGTCCCGCAGGCCGATGCCCTCATGTGCACCCGCGGTGCTCTGCGCACCACCATCCCGGCCGAGAACGGCAAGGGCATCGTGCTGCGCGCCTCGGGCGGACCGAGCGTCCTGAAGGAGCTGTCGGACGAGGAACTCGCGGTCTCGATCGAGGACGCCGTGCGCCTGGACGCCGCCGCTCTGGCGGTGCAGGTGTTCGTCGGCGGTGAGAACGAGACGAAGTCGATCAAGAACCTCACGACGCTCGTGGACCAGGGCCAGGCGACCGGCATCCCGGTGCTCGCGGTCACCGCCGTCGGTCGCGACATGGTGCGCGACGCGCGGTACTTCCGTCTCGCCACCCGCATCAGCGCCGAACTGGGCGCCGCCTTCGTGAAGACCTACTACGTCGAAGAGGGCTTCGAGACGATCACGAGCGCGTGCCCCGTGCCGATCGTCATCGCCGGCGGCAAGAAGGTCGAGGAGCAGGAGGCCCTGCGCGTGGCGTACCAGGCCATGCAGGAGGGAGCCGCCGGCGTCGACATGGGACGCAACGTGTTCCAATCCGAGCATCCGGCCGCCATGCTCGCCGCCGTCCGTGGCGTCGTGCACGACGGCCTCACCCCGACCGAGGCGTACGAGCTCTTCCAGTCCCTCTCCCACTGA
- a CDS encoding MDR family MFS transporter — MALDSSTTPARRRVLPALLGLLMGMFVSMLASTVVSTSLPVIVHDLNGDQAVYTWVVTSTLLTTAISTPIWGKLADLFNRKLLIQIAITLFVLATAAAGFSQNPETLITFRAIQGVGTGGLAALSQVIMADIISPRERGRYMGLFGAVMAVATVGGPLLGGLITDAFGWRWNFFVALPFAVAALIIQQRTLHLPKHPPRKVRIDYLGIVFLATAVSLLLIWITNAGQTFEWASTETALMVGGATLATVLFIVTELKVPEPLVPLNLFRDATFTLSVVASIATGLAMFGTSVYLSQYMQLARGASPTEAGLLTIPMIAGLLIASIVVGALITRYGRWKAYLVLGAVLLIAGSFLLSTIRYDTSLVLVGVYMFLLGAGVGMTMQNLVLIVQNTADPATLGTSSAAVAFFRSLGGTVGVSVMGATVAASVTSLLASRQAELATAIAGLGPAGASVADQLQSGSLPQVSALPEAVRVIFEQVYATSIAQAFLIAVPLAVISLLAIVFLPNHPLTRMTTAERLAAGEADLATVSTAEGMAALSATGSVEAVQDGGPRRSGRPDTRKND, encoded by the coding sequence ATGGCTCTCGATTCCTCCACCACGCCCGCCCGGCGCCGCGTCCTGCCCGCCCTGCTCGGGCTCCTCATGGGCATGTTCGTGTCGATGCTGGCTTCGACCGTCGTGTCCACCTCGCTCCCCGTGATCGTCCACGATCTCAACGGCGATCAGGCCGTGTACACGTGGGTCGTCACCTCGACGCTGCTGACGACCGCCATCTCGACGCCCATCTGGGGCAAGCTCGCCGACCTGTTCAACCGCAAGCTGCTCATCCAGATCGCGATCACGCTGTTCGTCCTCGCCACTGCCGCCGCCGGGTTCTCGCAGAACCCCGAGACCCTGATCACGTTCCGCGCGATCCAGGGCGTGGGCACGGGCGGCCTGGCCGCCCTCAGCCAGGTCATCATGGCCGACATCATCAGCCCGCGCGAGCGGGGTCGCTACATGGGTCTGTTCGGGGCCGTGATGGCCGTCGCCACGGTGGGCGGACCGCTCTTGGGCGGCCTCATCACCGACGCGTTCGGATGGCGGTGGAACTTCTTCGTCGCCCTGCCCTTCGCCGTGGCCGCTCTGATCATCCAGCAGCGCACGCTGCACCTGCCGAAGCATCCGCCCCGCAAGGTCCGCATCGACTACCTGGGCATCGTGTTCCTGGCCACAGCCGTCTCCCTCCTGCTGATCTGGATCACCAACGCCGGCCAGACCTTCGAGTGGGCCAGCACCGAGACCGCCCTCATGGTGGGTGGTGCCACGCTGGCGACGGTGCTGTTCATCGTCACCGAGCTGAAGGTGCCCGAGCCCCTCGTGCCGCTGAATCTCTTCCGCGACGCGACGTTCACCCTCTCGGTGGTGGCGTCGATCGCGACGGGCCTGGCCATGTTCGGCACGTCGGTGTACCTCAGCCAGTACATGCAGCTCGCCCGTGGCGCCTCGCCGACCGAGGCCGGGCTCCTCACGATCCCGATGATCGCGGGCCTGCTGATCGCCTCGATCGTCGTGGGCGCGCTCATCACCCGCTACGGGCGCTGGAAGGCCTACCTCGTCCTGGGCGCCGTGCTGCTGATCGCCGGCTCGTTCCTGCTGTCGACCATCCGCTACGACACCTCGCTCGTGCTCGTCGGCGTCTACATGTTCCTCCTGGGTGCCGGTGTCGGCATGACGATGCAGAACCTGGTCCTGATCGTCCAGAACACCGCCGACCCTGCCACCCTCGGCACCTCGAGCGCGGCAGTGGCGTTCTTCCGCAGCCTCGGCGGCACGGTCGGCGTCTCGGTGATGGGCGCGACGGTGGCCGCATCCGTGACCTCGCTGCTGGCGAGCCGGCAGGCCGAGCTGGCGACGGCCATCGCCGGGCTCGGACCGGCGGGGGCGAGTGTGGCCGATCAGCTGCAGTCCGGCTCGCTTCCCCAGGTGTCGGCCCTTCCCGAGGCGGTGCGCGTGATCTTCGAACAGGTCTACGCCACCTCCATCGCGCAGGCGTTCCTCATCGCCGTCCCCCTTGCGGTGATCAGCCTCCTCGCCATCGTCTTCCTGCCGAACCACCCGCTCACGCGGATGACCACCGCCGAGCGCCTCGCCGCCGGCGAGGCCGACCTGGCCACGGTGTCCACCGCCGAAGGCATGGCCGCGCTGAGCGCCACCGGCTCCGTCGAGGCCGTGCAGGACGGTGGGCCGCGGCGCTCGGGCCGGCCGGATACGCGGAAGAATGACTGA